CTTCTAACGTGTCTCTTGTTGTACCTGCAATATCTGTTACAATGGCCCTCTCTGTTCCTGTCAGCGCATTAAGAAGAGAGGATTTTCCTGCATTTGGTTTTCCAACAATAACCGTCTGTATTCCTTCTTTTAAAAATCTTCCATTATCAGAAGACTTTAGCAACTTTTTTATAATAAAAATATTTTCCTTTACATGCTCATAAAGCTCATCACGAAAATCCTCCAGACTAATATGCTCCGGGTCATCAAGTGCTGCCTCAATAAAAGCTATATCAAGTATCATATTCTCTCTTACTTCTTTAATCTTACTATAAATATTACCTTTTAACTGATTCAGTGAATTTTTGAGAGCATATTCATTCTTAGCATTAATAATATCACTAACAGCCTCTGCCTGAGACAAATCAAGCCTTCCATTCAAAAATGCACGTTTTGTAAATTCTCCAGGTTCGGCACTCCTGGCACCATACTTTAAGACAGTCTCTAATATCTTTTTTGTAACTATGATACCACCATGACAATCTATTTCAACTACATCTTCTTTTGTATAGCTTTTTGGTCCCTTCATAACAGCTACCATTACCTCATCAATTTCAACATCATTATCAACAATAAATCCGTAATGTATAGTATGGCTGGGTACCTGAGATAGTTTCTTACTACCAATTTTAGGTTTATATATTTTATCTATTATAGGCAAAGCATCTTTACCGCTGATACGAATAATACTTATGCCGGCGTTACTTACTGCTGTAGCTATAGCAGCAATAGTCTCTGAATTCATTTGCTTCTCCAATCTATTCATAAACCATTATGTCAGATTTAGAAAAGAGTGTATCAAAGCAATTATCTCTTCAATACACCCTTTTTTCTTATTCCGTTTCACTATGCTTCTGACTATAATCTCTGTGTTTATTATAACTATAATCCTTCTGCCCACCATTGTAAGAAGATCTGCCATGATTATTACCTTTATAATCACGATTCATAGCACCCTTTTTTAAAGTAATTACAACTCTTCGGAAGGGTTCTTCACCTTCACTGTGTGTTTCAACATACTTATCATTTTGCAAAGCAGAGTGGATAATTCTTCTCTCATAAGGGTTCATAGGCTCTAACGATACTGATTTCTTAGTTCTTTTTACCTTATACGCTATATTTCTACCTAAATTCTCAAGAGTTTCTTTTCTTCTCTGCCTGTAATTTTCAGTATCCATTTTTACTTTAAGATAATTTTCACTTTCCTTATTCAGGACAAGACTTACCAGATATTGTAATGAATCAAGAGTTTGTCCTCTTTTTCCAATGAGTACACCCATGTCATCACCTACGAC
The nucleotide sequence above comes from Anaerocolumna cellulosilytica. Encoded proteins:
- the mnmE gene encoding tRNA uridine-5-carboxymethylaminomethyl(34) synthesis GTPase MnmE, with protein sequence MNSETIAAIATAVSNAGISIIRISGKDALPIIDKIYKPKIGSKKLSQVPSHTIHYGFIVDNDVEIDEVMVAVMKGPKSYTKEDVVEIDCHGGIIVTKKILETVLKYGARSAEPGEFTKRAFLNGRLDLSQAEAVSDIINAKNEYALKNSLNQLKGNIYSKIKEVRENMILDIAFIEAALDDPEHISLEDFRDELYEHVKENIFIIKKLLKSSDNGRFLKEGIQTVIVGKPNAGKSSLLNALTGTERAIVTDIAGTTRDTLEESIQIGNISLNVIDTAGIRNTEDVVEKIGVMKARNTAQDADLVIYVVDATLELDENDKEIIEMIADKKAVVLLNKSDLEMIINPEKLKTLTCKEVIPISAKENIGLEALEEWITNEFFQGKLSFNDEVYITNIRQKEALGDSIKSLSMVSKSIEDGMPEDFFSIDLMSAYEALGGIIGEAVDEDLVNTIFREFCMGK
- the jag gene encoding RNA-binding cell elongation regulator Jag/EloR produces the protein MEWLEITAKTVDEAITDALIKLRTTSDRMDYEVIEKESSGFLGLFNKPAKIRVRLKNTVDNMAKDFLDKVFKAMNIEAQVEIAYDETSSSMDINVVGDDMGVLIGKRGQTLDSLQYLVSLVLNKESENYLKVKMDTENYRQRRKETLENLGRNIAYKVKRTKKSVSLEPMNPYERRIIHSALQNDKYVETHSEGEEPFRRVVITLKKGAMNRDYKGNNHGRSSYNGGQKDYSYNKHRDYSQKHSETE